The Oncorhynchus tshawytscha isolate Ot180627B linkage group LG30, Otsh_v2.0, whole genome shotgun sequence genome includes a region encoding these proteins:
- the LOC112228253 gene encoding interferon regulatory factor 1 isoform X1: protein MPVSRMRMRPWLEDKIESNSISGLVWVDKDKKIFSIPWKHAARHGWDLNKDACLFKQWAMHTGKFIQGETTPDPKTWKANFRCAMNSLPDIKEVKDKSINRGSGAVRVYKMLNVSTKPNNKRSKAKDAKKNDKGLKIKTEEMDNSATHCLEDRNTNTHLQEDRKIQENKVDSSDNLGETIPAASYLDGSINDPDVPDFITSVEIGPDSINYYSSFQVSPDHSTDYEDLNEETLIEIAQHWEQLEQLELPGSVNSKGFLSNEVATVESYNTAESNHSPESQWSDNSGSEIELRLYTELSPGLPMAEDLVSYADHWALNNTLNNNTTSYLQQISCPL from the exons ATGCCTGTGTCTAGGATGAGAATGAGGCCTTGGCTGGAGGATAAGATTGAGTCCAACTCCATCAGTGGATTGGTGTGGGTGGACAAG GACAAGAAGATATTCTCCATCCCATGGAAGCATGCTGCACGTCATGGATGGGACCTGAACAAGGATGCCTGTCTATTCAAGCAATGGGCCATGCACACAG GGAAATTCATACAAGGCGAGACTACACCAGACCCTAAGACATGGAAGGCTAATTTCCGCTGTGCAATGAACTCCCTTCCTGACATCAAGGAGGTGAAAGACAAGAGCATCAACAGAGGGTCAGGAGCGGTGCGCGTTTACAAAATGCTGAACGTCAGCACAAAGCCAAATAACAAGAGGTCAAAAGCAAAGGATGCAAAGAAAAATGACAAG GGGTTAAAGATCAAGACAGAGGAAATGGACAACAGTGCAACCCATTGCCTCGAGGATCgcaacaccaacacacacctgcAGGAGGACAGAAAGATACAGGAGAACAAAGTCGACAGCTCAGACAACCTAGGGGAGACCATCCCAGCAGCGTCATATCTTGATGGCTCTATCAATGACCCTGATGTTCCAGACTTTATCACCTCTGTGGAAAtaggaccagacagcatcaacTACTACTCGTCTTTCCAAGTGTCACCGGATCACTCCACAG ACTATGAAGATTTGAATGAAGAAACACTTATTGAG ATTGCACAGCATTGGGAGCAATTGGAGCAATTGGAGCTGCCAGGCAGTGTAAACAGCAAGGGGTTCCTGAGCAATGAAGTAGCTACAGTAGAGTCATACAACACTGCAGAGtctaaccacagtccagagagccAATGGAGTGATAACTCAG GGTCGGAAATAGAGCTGCGGTTATACACAGAACTGAGCCCAGGCCTACCAATGGCTGAAGATCTCGTCTCTTACGCCGACCATTGGGCTCTGAACAACACACTGAACAACAACACGACCAGTTATCTCCAACAGATCTCTTGCCCACTTTGA
- the LOC112228253 gene encoding interferon regulatory factor 1 isoform X2 codes for MPVSRMRMRPWLEDKIESNSISGLVWVDKDKKIFSIPWKHAARHGWDLNKDACLFKQWAMHTGKFIQGETTPDPKTWKANFRCAMNSLPDIKEVKDKSINRGSGAVRVYKMLNVSTKPNNKRSKAKDAKKNDKGLKIKTEEMDNSATHCLEDRNTNTHLQEDRKIQENKVDSSDNLGETIPAASYLDGSINDPDVPDFITSVEIGPDSINYYSSFQVSPDHSTDYEDLNEETLIEGRK; via the exons ATGCCTGTGTCTAGGATGAGAATGAGGCCTTGGCTGGAGGATAAGATTGAGTCCAACTCCATCAGTGGATTGGTGTGGGTGGACAAG GACAAGAAGATATTCTCCATCCCATGGAAGCATGCTGCACGTCATGGATGGGACCTGAACAAGGATGCCTGTCTATTCAAGCAATGGGCCATGCACACAG GGAAATTCATACAAGGCGAGACTACACCAGACCCTAAGACATGGAAGGCTAATTTCCGCTGTGCAATGAACTCCCTTCCTGACATCAAGGAGGTGAAAGACAAGAGCATCAACAGAGGGTCAGGAGCGGTGCGCGTTTACAAAATGCTGAACGTCAGCACAAAGCCAAATAACAAGAGGTCAAAAGCAAAGGATGCAAAGAAAAATGACAAG GGGTTAAAGATCAAGACAGAGGAAATGGACAACAGTGCAACCCATTGCCTCGAGGATCgcaacaccaacacacacctgcAGGAGGACAGAAAGATACAGGAGAACAAAGTCGACAGCTCAGACAACCTAGGGGAGACCATCCCAGCAGCGTCATATCTTGATGGCTCTATCAATGACCCTGATGTTCCAGACTTTATCACCTCTGTGGAAAtaggaccagacagcatcaacTACTACTCGTCTTTCCAAGTGTCACCGGATCACTCCACAG ACTATGAAGATTTGAATGAAGAAACACTTATTGAG GGTCGGAAATAG